A segment of the Leclercia adecarboxylata genome:
GGAGACAAGTGTTTGATATTTAACAAAACAAAATTATTAGTAAAATTTATTATAGTTAAAGCGATTTTCAACTTTCATTATATGATTTGCTGATAATGACAAAAAAAACGGCGCCACTGGCGCCGCGCTTTCATTTGAAATGGTTAACTCAATAAGCCCGGAAATATTGATTTCAGCCCGGTAACAATAAATTCAATCCCCAGCGCCATCAGCAGAAGACCCATAATACGGGTGATAACGTTAATGCCGGTCTGACCAAGCAGCCGCACCAGCCAGGGGGCAATACGGAATACGCCCCAACAGCAGAACGCAAACAGCGCAATGGCAATCGAGAAGCCAATCAGATGCATTAGATTGTGGTAGCGCGTTCCCCAGACGATGGTGGAACTGATGGCACCCGGCCCCGCCATTAAGGGCAACGCCAGCGGCACCACGCCAATACTTTCGCGGATAGCAGTCTCTGATTTTTCTTGTTTGTTTTGTTTGTCTTCACCCAATTTGCCGCTGATCATCGACATCGCGATGGTCACCACCAGGATCCCGCCGGCAATCCGGAACGAATCAATAGAGATGCCAAAAATCTGCAATATAGAGTCGCCAAGATAAAGAGAGGTCAGCAGGATGATCGCAACCGACAGGTTTGCCGTCAGGTTGGTCTTATTTCTGGCAAGCGCGGTCTGGTAGCTGGTCATACTGATAAAGACAGGAATAATGCCCACCGGGTTAACCAGCGCGAACAGACCGATAAAAAACTTAAAATAGGTAGGAAAAT
Coding sequences within it:
- a CDS encoding YchE family NAAT transporter, with translation MSLSLFDFPTYFKFFIGLFALVNPVGIIPVFISMTSYQTALARNKTNLTANLSVAIILLTSLYLGDSILQIFGISIDSFRIAGGILVVTIAMSMISGKLGEDKQNKQEKSETAIRESIGVVPLALPLMAGPGAISSTIVWGTRYHNLMHLIGFSIAIALFAFCCWGVFRIAPWLVRLLGQTGINVITRIMGLLLMALGIEFIVTGLKSIFPGLLS